The Euphorbia lathyris chromosome 4, ddEupLath1.1, whole genome shotgun sequence genomic interval cctcttcaatctcgtcacaccgcctgctgagtgcctttattttcttgttacactttttagttagtgtatataaatcactcagggcattaatcatttcttttctaagcaaatgtaaggatgttacctcatttgagtattcctcctgttcagattcttcagagagatcagcatgctcagattgaATGTGGTCATCAGCATCATccgccatgaagcatatgtttgctgattCAGTGGCTTCAGCTTCTGACGATGTTGAGTCGTCGCTGTctctccatgtggccaccattgcctttttgcttcccttcttgtccTTCTTTAGATTAGGgtagcttgacttaatgtgcccagtttgatggcactcaaagcatgtgacagatttggagctgtcctttttgtatttgtcactggactcagctttgtacctgtcgcctcttttgaatggcctcttgctattcttttcattctttctgaacagcttattcatcttccttgtgaacatggccatttcttcatcgtctgatgagtcagcttcggttgagtcagctttcatgacaagtgatttttgtttcttgtcttctgacttttcttttgcttcaaaatttttcatagagatctcatgagtcagcagagatctgatcagctcgtcatatttatatgtggtcaagtcttgagcttcctccacatcagttttcttagcttgccaactctttggtaagcttctcgggattttcttcacctgctcttcttcagtgaagttcttgccgagcctctttagctcatttatgatgttggtgaatctggcGTTCAttcctgagatgtcctcatcgtcgttcatctcgaacagctcgtataatctcatatgttggttcacctttgactccttgaccttgcttgtaccttcgtaggttacttcatgctttttccaaatctcatgtgctgactcgcagcctgaaatcttattgtattctacagcatctaacgcacagtgaagcatattgatagccgaagcattgttttgtaattttttaaggtcatcttctgaccactcagtttcactcttaacaactttctcattgtcaacagttttatatggcacatatgggccttgaactattgcaagccattcactcatgtttgtggcttgaataaagttcttcatcctattcttccagaatgtataattggatccaaagaataggggaggccgactaattgataatccctcagggagtatctgtgttgtttggttccctagaaggaaacgagtgatgttctcagccatttatcgggatcagctcaagattgttaaatctttgaatagtgagctattaggctctaataccacttgttggtcccatgtgattagttccaaggggggggggttaggaactaatataactttttatatttttaattaggttgacttaatatattttcttaagtttgtcaactcagcttaggtcagcacggccgattgtaacgtaagatagctttagtcagatattgactagaactattttacgtatgagttgggaattgacacttttatggtcagcttccaactcagcactcttatttactcaatatcaatttagacaatttatatgctgagtaaatataacaaacaacacatacagatgtatatatatatattgagagagtttagagatttctcaacacgacttatcctggttcggcctctccgcctacgtccagtccccagagtccctccgggctttttaaatccaatactgagctctttaaaggtagagcacaaaccatttacaaggcagttgaatatgcaagagtaccttcctctattcgtctactcaactcctactaagtgctataaccgaacacttaggtttctctaccactgagtatttacaaccaaacactcagcacaattCTCTCAATgatacaattgatacagacttgttctttttcagacaaagaacaccttagatgattacaaaaatcactctagcatttacataagaatagaagtttggtgtaagatctcttttgtatttgtgtgctttgtatgtatgcttttgtGTATTTGTATATTTTCCCTCTTGTATGTTctgtaattcggcaatgatccaagaggtacacttgtccttttatagttgtaatCTGAAGATCAAATCATGTGAATTTGATTtgcccgttgaatccaaaacggctcttttgggagacaaggctctggtcagcttcaggcttgcaggccaatcctgttgtctgatttcctcaggtgccaagcttgtccttttcttgcagttttgtcttcttgtacaggtttcgtcttttagctaacggacgtttgacccatgcatctcgaaatcatTTCTGTGCGTAATTTCGAGGTTCCTATTATTGGTTCAGACAGTTGTCggtcttgtcttttagctaacggatcattggtgctgtcctgaagatcactcggcatgactttgttattcgttgtcttttgattgttgccaattcagatactgagttctcttttactcagcttccatggtcagcttcgttctgcaagacatagttctcaagaagacttttccacttttgatgctgagttccgttccactcagcttaaTTGATTGACTTGATCTTTttagcttctgttctgaagatgacttatcttctttTGTGCTGAGTTCCACTTTACTCAGCTTGTGCCGTGAtatcatgctgactttgtcctgtctttactttttgatatatacatatatacttaacattgaacaaacatattagtataattaaatcaaagcacttaaatttaattgtcttttaatcatggattattttgtcaaatcaaaatctcgtggaaaggtgtttcaacacgttATTTTTCCATTGACCAACCCCGTGATTGGTCATTATGGATTCCTTGGGAGGAATTCTAGTATAATACCACCTTCCATGACTCTACAGGTTTGTCTCCCTTCGATATTGTGTAGGGGCAGACACCTCCGTCAGTGGTGCAATATATTCCAGGGGAAGTTCGAGTAGAAGCAGTCAGTCGTGACTTGAAAGATAAAGATGAGGCTTTGAGACAACTGAAAGTTCATTTGCAACAAGAACAAATCTGAATGAAAGCACAAGTTGATAAGAAACGTCGGGATGTGAGCTTTAGTGTTGGAGAGTGGGTTTATCTGAAATTAAAACCGTATCGTCAATTGTCGGTTGCCCAACATATTAACTAGAAACTGGCAGCTAAGTATTTCGGTCCATTCAGGATAATTGAACAGATTGGCTCGCTTGTTTACAAATTGCAGTTGCCTCCTTTTTCAAAGATCCATCTCGTTTTTCATGTTTCTCTTCTTAAGAAGGCTGTCGTGTCAGATGAAGTGGAGAGTAAATTTCCAAAGGAGTTAGAGCTGGAAATTTCAGACCATTGTGTGCCTGAGGCTATTCTAGCTAAGTGATCCATATTGCAGCAGGGAGATCCTACTCTGCAGTGGTTAGTTCAATGGAAAAATCAGTCCCTTGAGGAGGCAACTTGGGAAGACGCCCTGTCTATTCAAAGCCAATTTCCAAATCTTCGTCTTGAGTACAAGACTCTTATTGATAGTGGGAGTAATGATAGAGATGTTCCAACTCATTCACCTATTATGATTCATAACAGTAAAGGGCCTAAGGTTTGGAAAGTGTACTCTAGGAGGCCCAAGGGTGATATGGTCAATAAGGGGTGAGCTAGTAGAAGTTAGTTACTGCCTTGGGAATTGTTCTAGGTGGTTATATAAGGTAGACATGTACTGGGTGTAGGCAGACAGAgattacttttctattttggcTCTTAGCTCATCGCTTTGAGAGAGGGAGGATTTCCTGGAATCCTTGGTTGTTCTATATCTTCTATTTACATAACTCAGATTATAGAATATCAGTTCTATTTTCCTATTATTATCGTATTCAAGTTGAGCGTTCTCAACATCATGTAGTAATTCTGCCAAGGTAATTCTTGACAAATCTTTAGAGTTTTCTAAGCATGCGATTGTAGGTTCAAATCTTTATGGATTGTAACTAGAATTTTTTGAACGATTCTAGAATCTGAAAAATCTGTTCCAAGAAGTCTTACTCTATTAGGGATTTCTAGAAGTCTGTCAAAGTAATCTTTGATAGTTTCTGATTCCTTTTTTCTTTGCACTTCAAAATCCCGAATCAAATTGAGTGCATGCATGCCCTTTATCCTTTGGTTCCCTTCATACTCTTGCTTTAGAAAATCCCATATCTCCTTGCCTGATTTTAGTGTCATAATTCTGGTGTTAACGGTCGATGACACAACTGCAAATAAACTTGCTTTCGCTTTTGATTTTCTTTATCTTTTCTCCTTATGGATTTTGATCTATGTAAGAGTTGGATTATCTGGGAGAGGTTGAACTTCATATTCTGTCTCAACCGCTTCCCATAGATCACTCCCATCAAGATAAGCCTCCATTCAAACAACCCACATTTTTGTTCCATCAAATGTTGGAGGAGCAATTGCAGAGAAGGTTTCTGAATTCATTTTACTAATCAGCCTTAGAGTATCTCCAATGGGGTATATTGAACCACTCAATATACCCCATCGTATCATACTCTCCCATTGGGGAGAGTATGATATAAAACCAAAAGCATCAACCGGTTAATCTGTATCAACCGGTTGATGGCTCAATTTTTGCTGCCAAATGGCAGCAAAAGTTGAGCACTAgcttaactattttttttaaatagtaaaTGATGTTACCGTTGGAGAGTTGGAGAAGGCTCTCCAACGGTAACATGAATTAATATTTGTACCGTTGGAGAGCCTTCTCCAACGGTacaattgatttatttttttttaattttttttaaattaattataaatatattaatgaaaatttaattataatccattaaattatgaaaaaatttCTATATATACCCATAAATTGTATTAAGAAAATTACATTCATTTTCTTCTCAAATCCTACCTAtcaattatgaaaaaaaatttcaattcttCACCATCTCCCAATTCAACTCCAAAAAAtattcgaaatgaaaattatgaATATCCATTTTTCTCTCAAAATATCAACAATTTTCGTAATCCCccaaatttttcaaattttatgaACTACAACCCGCAACCAAATTTTGAAAATCAAACGAATTTTCCATATCCATATATGCAAAATTTGGGACCGGGTTTTAATCCATACATGCCAAATTTTGGATCCCCTAATGGATTTTCAAGCCGTTCAAATGTGCAATCCAATTATGAGAGATTATCTCCCGCTGCTCAAGAAGTTACACCACATACAGATTCTGGTTATGAGTCTCAAATTCCAACATTTTCTACACAGCCGGAGAATAACACTATTGTTCCTGATGAGGAAAATAGTAATCGGGAAAAACGCGTACCATGGAGCATAGAAGATCAAAAAATGCTTGTGAGTGCTTGGCTAACTATTTCAAGTTGTAGTGTTATTGGAAACAGTCAACACTCAAAGACATTTTGGAAGCGAATCACGGATTACTTCAATGAAAATCGCCCATCCGGTTCACAAAGAAAGACTACTTCCGTCAAGCAACAATGATATTGGATGCTTCCAACTATTAATGAATTCAATCAAATTTATGATAAATTGTTGGGAGAACATCATAGTGGTTGGAGTGACGATCAAGTGAAAGAAAATGCAAGATTAgtttacaaacaaaacaaaaagaaggaCTTCAGTCTTGAGCATGTTTGGCTTATGGTGAAAGATGATCCGAAATGGAAGGCAACCATTGCTATTGATCGAGCTTCTAAAAAGACTAGACTTGATGAAAGTGGTGCGTACACTTCCTCGTCAAATGTAGAGACAAATTTTCAAGTTGATGACCGTGAAATACGTCCTATCGGACAAAAGGCTGCAAAGGCAAAGGCGAAGAGAAAGGAGAAGACGGATAATGAAACAAAATATGCTATGTTTATGACTAGAGTGATTGagttaaaggaagaaaggatgCGCAAATTGGACGATTTTAAAGCACAATATGATGTATTTAAGGATGACCAAGTATTGACTACGGATACTAGCCATATGAACGAAGAGCAACTCGAGAATCATCGATTTTTATGTGCCGCAATTAAAAACCGATATAAGGAGtagtcatttttatttttaatgtcatttttatttttaatgcaaTTTCTAttttagtgtaatttttatttttaatgcaatttctattttaatgtaatttttattttaatgttatttttatttttaatgcaaTTTCCATTAAAAATACCAAACTTTTAATTAGTCGTTAGAAAACTAGccgttaaaaaaaattaattgggtAGTTAAATTAATggtagaaaataataataaaaaatgtgatttaatAGTGGGTCCATATGATTGAGTGGTTTAAGTGTTTAACCATTGGAGAAAGATAGTATGATGGAATAAAGTTTATTGGGTATGGTCCTACATTGATGATGTGTCATAGACATTGAGCGGTTTAAGTGTTTAACCATTGTGGATGCTCTTAGAGGTCCCTCAAGATATGGCTGTGATACCAATTTGAAGATTTTAAAACAGGAGATAACAAGATATTTTATGAATTGCAGAAGtgtgtttttattaaataacACCTTATTTATACAGCAATAGTACATAAAAAATAGCAGAAAAATCAAGAGCGGATATAACTGATTCTGCTGCAGATAATACCATAAACAAAGTAATTCAAATATAAATCGTAACAACTACTTTATCTCCCTCCGAGTCACCTTTTCAACACATATTAAGTAGAAATAGGAGGGGCTTCTAATCGAATGTAGTCATACATGAGTCCTTGGAAAGGAGAGGCATTGTTTGCTTGTGTCAAAAATATGGTATTATTAATTCTTGAAACTAGTTTATCTCCTTCTATTTCAACATTTAGTAGCCTGTATATCCCATGGATTCCATGTCGAGCTATTGTATTGTCCTTTCCAAAATTTCCAGTCGCCAATACTAgagaagaatttgaatttcCATCATTTATCCGAACCTTCAaggaaaaattataataaatacattTAGACATGAAAAATgtgattaaattaaaatttggtaTATTAACCTCTAGGTCTGCAACATTTGCAGTTGCTAAAGCCAATCTTAGAGTATATATTCCACTCTTATCAACTGTGTCAAGCTTGAACTTGATTTGCCATGTTGTTCCTTCATATCTACTATTGTTGTTACTGTTCTTCCTGCATCACAATATTAAtaatgtatattttttaataccCATTAGGctcatatatgaaaattgacTCATAGGGATGTTCTTTCGTGATTTATGAGTGCTCAAAGTATTAGTACTACATACCTCGGAACTTGGGCGAAAAACCAATCTTGTGTATAGTCACTATTGCCGACAGTGAAATTCAAATCTCCATAAGGATATAATTCAGAATACCTTTCCCATAATCCATACTGTCTAAATCTGGAATTAGGATAATATGATCTAGATTTAGTTCAATATATAGGATAAAATGATGAGGCAATAATTAAGAATATAAAAAAACCTTTCGGTGTGATTTAGATAGAGTTTGTTAATATAAAGAGGGTTAGGATCGGGAACATAGAATTCAGCTGCAGTTCGATTAGGTATTCCAATTTCCCAAAGTGTGGTACCATTCCTTGGAGGCTCATATACAACATCTCCAATACAAAAATTAGTGCCTGGGGATATGTGAAGGACAGTGTGGTACTTGTAATCTCCAATAAAGCCTGGAACCCATGCGTAGAGATCATAGGAGGCAGGCCTTATATTAGTGATATTAAAATTACCCTCTTCATCTGTTCTTGTCCAGAATTGATAGGCCTATATATATGGGAAATTTGGTTAATTTGTTTAACTTGGGGAttatttttaattcttaaaatgaAAACACAACACCTTGGATTCAGTTTGCCAGGAACCAACATCTCCAGGGGCTGCCAGACCAATGTGAGCTCCCTTTGCAAATATCTTATCATTGCTTATATgtctatatatacatacatacatgcaaGTATTAATAACTTGTTTGataaaaaattcagaaaatatAAGGTAAGGATGTATACCTATCTAGGACTAGTAATCTACCATAGAGAATTCCCCTTTGATCCGAGGGTGGAAAATCTTGGGAAGCAATAAAATGGTATGGCCAGCTTTCAACTTCCTTGACCACCTAATGAGTAAAATGggtactcgataaattaattcCCTAGTTTTTAGCAATTTTGATGATTATACAAAGAAACaagaaacaagaaaaagaacctGCCGTTTAGCATCTTCCCAAAGTAGAGCAGCATCCAAGTCAGAATTAAGGTAAATAAAAACAGGGCCATACACTTTCTTCCAAGCCTCATTTGCTCCAAATTCCATTGTCATCTCAGCTCCTACATAATGAGTACTGTGAAATACCTGTCCCGTCAAACTACCtcaaattaacttttatttttttcaacttTTATACATTACTCATCAGTTTCTTCTTTAggttattatgttttttttacatttctttCAACTTACAGTTTTAGGTCCTTTTGTGAGGCTAATCTTACCCTTAAattcatataaatataaatatattttgataATAGCTATGTCCAGTTAATTGGTTCAAACTTGTTTAACTAGTATAATGAGCATGGACTCTCACTGAGTTACCAGCTGGAGCCAATAAAATAGGGGTGAAGTGGGTTTTTAAAACCAAATACAATGAGCATGTGCAAATCGATAAATACAAGGCTCGTTTGGTCGCAAAAGGATATTCTCAGAAACATGGAGTGGATTATACAGAAGTCTTTGCACCGGTGGCAAGAATGgatattgcaagaatgattaTTGCTCCAGCAGCACAAAAGAATTGGACAATTTTTCAGCTAGATGTCAAGTCGGCATTTCTTCATGGTGCACTAAGTGAAAAAGTCTATGTGGAACAGCCAAGAGGATAtgaaaaaaagggtaaagagcGTGGTTTACAAGCTACACAAAGCCCTGTATAGATTAAAAAAGCTACACGAGCTTGGTTTAGTCGGATTGAAGCACATTTCATTGCAGAAGGTTTTTCGAAGTGCGATAGTGAGCAAACACTATCACAAAGCGAAGCAGAGAGGGAAAAATTATCATTGTAAGTGTTTATATGGTGTTCAAAGAAGCAACCTATTGTGACTTTATcaaccacagaagctgagtttGTTGTTGCTGGTGTTTGTGCCTCTCAAGGAATCTGGATGAAAAGAATTTTAAAGGAGCTGGGGCATTCTGATGAAGGTTGTACTACTATAATGTGTGACAATAGTTCAACCATCAAGCTATCTAAACCTAGTTATGCATGGTCGCAACAAACATATTGACGTAAGGTACCACTTCTTACGGAATCTTGCAAAGGAGGGTGCAATTGAATTAGTTTATTGCAGGAGTCAAGATCGGGTAGCAGACATAATGAAAAAATCATTGAAGCTTGAAGTTTTTCAAAGGCTTCGACAGCTACTAGGAGTATGAAGGAATTGAGTTCAGTTagaagtctattgaataaagtCCTAACCTTTAGGGATATTCAGTTGTTTTCTAATTTCATTATTTACGTTCCTTTATTTTTGCGGCTGCTATATCTTTTCTGTTAAGATAGGATAATATTTTGTATAGCTATTTAAAGCCAATGTTGTTTCTAATAAAACAAAGTGATCCTTTGATCTATCTGCTTGAGTTCTATTTCTTTCAATTAGGTTAAAGTTCTCAACACTCCGAACTAAGAGCGAATGCATGTGGGAGAGAGAGGGGGCGTAACGCGTTTTGAGAGAGAGGAAGACTGACTTTTAGCTCTATTAGCTTGTTGGTGTgttcatttttaaaataaataatgagTTGTCTATTTTATAAggagtgattaacataaattttAGCCTCATTTTCTCTTAATAAATCCGATCCACTCTATTCATGGACGAATTTTATATTCCATCCATATCCAAATATTACCAACAAATTATTTTGAGCAaataaaagggcggcccggtgcattacgcgccccgcttaagcgagggtccgggaaggggtcccaccacaagggtgtactgggggcaagccttcccctgccaatatTTTGATAAGAGGCCGCTCCAAAAACTCGaagacaacaacgtttaccgtttgAGCAAATAttacaaacaaattaaattatatatgtttACATGTAAGAAGAGAGGAGAGGAGCTTACCGAGAGGCAGGTAGGGCCCACATGAGAGGTAAGAAATTGCTTGAGGGGTCCACCAGACCTGAACTCAAAACTTGGTGTGATTAGCCAGAAACCAACGGCAGAGATATCATTGCTAATCCACCCGTGAACTGAATTGTTTATGCTTTCACATGCGTATTGGTATTTATCATCTACCTGTAGTGTTTGTtttttcattcaaaacaaaAAAGTCAATAGTATTTATATTAACATAAGAGAAGTCAATAAAATTAATTGAGCTGACCTCCCCCTTAAATTGAGGTTCAATTGGGTTGAGCAGTAAAACCGCTTCTGGATATGCTAGAACTTCCCCTCTGCCCTCCAATCTATCATCAGGCAATGGCATATATCTTTGTCTTTTCTCTGATATAGCCATATAATTAAACCTGTTTTGTTTTGTTGTAATTAATGCTTAGCTTCATCACACTACTAATTTAAGTGCATTGTACAAATTGGACAAAATATAATACTCTCTCTGTTCCACAATATATATCTTTTAAGCTTAATGCACACTAATtagaaatgcaattaattttaagtaaaagactTTGTTATCCTTGTATTAATTGGATCCACTAATAACTTTACCTATTCCCAAGACAAAAAGTCAACTtaaataggggtatatttggtaaaagtaaattaatgtgCATAAATTGAAGCAAAATGTTATGTATTGTGGAACAAAAAAAgttctctagaaagacatgtattATGGAACGGAGGGAGTATAATTTTGCGCGTCATTCAAATAATAAGACAGTAATAATTACCAAACTCATAACCTTTGCATGaacagaataaaaataaaaatctgtTAGTAGATTTTGGATTGTAACTAAACCattgaattaattaaattatactaaaaaagaaaaacaaaaaaaaaaacaccttACACAAACATTATACTCAAGGGTGGGACCACTTTTTTCGTGTTGGTACCTACTTGTTTGTTTGCTTGTTAAGTCCTACTTCTTTCATCCTGTAATTGGCTAATATAGTGC includes:
- the LOC136227472 gene encoding probable rhamnogalacturonate lyase B isoform X1; this translates as MDSHKFLLFFSFSLSLFFSPSSSNCGEIEETLPPVTLEIQNKYAVVDNGFVQVSITIPEGFVAGIQYSGIPNLLEVLNDESDRGYWDLVWSNEATTRKKGNFDRMEGTSFKVVVHNEEEIQLSFSRTWNSSSLVPLNIDKRFVVNRGSSGFYTYAIYEHLKEWPPFNLHNTRAAFKLRKDKFNYMAISEKRQRYMPLPDDRLEGRGEVLAYPEAVLLLNPIEPQFKGEVDDKYQYACESINNSVHGWISNDISAVGFWLITPSFEFRSGGPLKQFLTSHVGPTCLSVFHSTHYVGAEMTMEFGANEAWKKVYGPVFIYLNSDLDAALLWEDAKRQVVKEVESWPYHFIASQDFPPSDQRGILYGRLLVLDRHISNDKIFAKGAHIGLAAPGDVGSWQTESKAYQFWTRTDEEGNFNITNIRPASYDLYAWVPGFIGDYKYHTVLHISPGTNFCIGDVVYEPPRNGTTLWEIGIPNRTAAEFYVPDPNPLYINKLYLNHTERFRQYGLWERYSELYPYGDLNFTVGNSDYTQDWFFAQVPRKNSNNNSRYEGTTWQIKFKLDTVDKSGIYTLRLALATANVADLEVRINDGNSNSSLVLATGNFGKDNTIARHGIHGIYRLLNVEIEGDKLVSRINNTIFLTQANNASPFQGLMYDYIRLEAPPIST
- the LOC136227472 gene encoding probable rhamnogalacturonate lyase B isoform X2, producing the protein MDSHKFLLFFSFSLSLFFSPSSSNCGEIEETLPPVTLEIQNKYAVVDNGFVQVSITIPEGFVAGIQYSGIPNLLEVLNDESDRGYWDLVWSNEATTRKKGNFDRMEGTSFKVVVHNEEEIQLSFSRTWNSSSLVPLNIDKRFVVNRGSSGFYTYAIYEHLKEWPPFNLHNTRAAFKLRKDKFNYMAISEKRQRYMPLPDDRLEGRGEVLAYPEAVLLLNPIEPQFKGEVDDKYQYACESINNSVHGWISNDISAVGFWLITPSFEFRSGGPLKQFLTSHVGPTCLSVFHSTHYVGAEMTMEFGANEAWKKVYGPVFIYLNSDLDAALLWEDAKRQVVKEVESWPYHFIASQDFPPSDQRGILYGRLLVLDRHISNDKIFAKGAHIGLAAPGDVGSWQTESKAYQFWTRTDEEGNFNITNIRPASYDLYAWVPGFIGDYKYHTVLHISPGTNFCIGDVVYEPPRNGTTLWEIGIPNRTAAEFYVPDPNPLYINKLYLNHTERFRQYGLWERYSELYPYGDLNFTVGNSDYTQDWFFAQVPRKNSNNNSRYEGTTWQIKFKLDTVDKSGIYTLRLALATANVADLEYWRLEILERTIQ